Proteins encoded together in one Citromicrobium bathyomarinum window:
- a CDS encoding DUF475 domain-containing protein has product MNTLLRHYWGSLLFTLVCFIAAGFYAWNAGGSVGSVAHVLWIVLVLSILEISLSFDNAVVNATVLREMDEKWQRRFLTWGILIAVFGMRIVFPLAIVAVAANLDPLSAIDLSLNDPERYEAIVSSAHVGIAGFGGAFLTMVGLNFFFDGDKDVDWIRGLELALRRFSEIRAAEIGILLLMLYGISTMLPEGEAMVFLTAGILGLVTYIAVDAIGTVLDKVERRKMAEGAVRSGLGGFLYLEVLDASFSFDGVIGAFALSNNMLIIALGLSIGALFVRSMTVHLVRAGTLTKYRFLEHGAFWAIIALGLIMLLSAKFHISESITGLIGAVLIGISLLWSMRYNRKHGIERETA; this is encoded by the coding sequence GTGAACACACTTCTGCGACATTACTGGGGCTCGCTGCTCTTCACTCTCGTGTGCTTCATCGCGGCCGGGTTCTACGCCTGGAACGCGGGCGGCAGTGTCGGCAGCGTGGCCCACGTGCTGTGGATCGTGCTGGTCCTCTCGATCCTCGAAATCTCGCTCAGCTTCGATAACGCAGTGGTCAACGCGACCGTGCTGCGCGAGATGGACGAGAAGTGGCAGCGCCGCTTCCTGACATGGGGCATACTGATCGCGGTGTTCGGGATGCGGATCGTCTTCCCACTCGCGATCGTGGCCGTAGCGGCCAACCTCGATCCGCTGTCCGCAATAGACCTCTCGCTCAACGATCCGGAGCGCTACGAGGCGATCGTATCATCGGCGCATGTCGGCATCGCAGGCTTCGGCGGTGCCTTCCTGACCATGGTCGGGCTGAATTTCTTCTTCGACGGCGACAAGGATGTCGACTGGATCCGCGGGCTGGAGCTGGCGCTGCGCCGCTTCTCCGAAATCCGCGCGGCGGAGATCGGCATCCTACTGCTGATGCTCTACGGCATTTCCACGATGCTGCCCGAAGGTGAGGCGATGGTCTTCCTGACCGCCGGCATCCTGGGCCTGGTCACCTACATCGCGGTAGATGCGATCGGCACGGTGCTGGACAAGGTGGAACGCCGCAAGATGGCCGAAGGCGCGGTGCGATCCGGCCTCGGCGGGTTCCTCTACCTCGAAGTGCTCGACGCGAGCTTTTCCTTCGACGGGGTGATCGGGGCCTTCGCGCTCTCGAACAACATGCTGATCATCGCACTGGGGCTGAGCATCGGGGCGCTGTTCGTGCGTTCGATGACAGTCCACCTCGTGCGCGCGGGCACGCTGACCAAGTACCGATTCCTCGAACACGGGGCCTTCTGGGCGATCATCGCGCTGGGCCTGATCATGCTGCTGTCCGCGAAATTCCACATTTCGGAGAGCATCACCGGTCTGATCGGCGCAGTGCTGATCGGCATCTCGCTGCTGTGGTCGATGCGCTACAACCGCAAGCACGGCATCGAGCGCGAAACCGCCTAG
- a CDS encoding sodium-dependent transporter produces MVATSTTTGTTSAEGWSSRSAFILAAIGAAVGLGNLWRFPTLAGESGGGAFVIFYIGCVFLLGLPLLLAEIFIGRAGQTDAIGSIRRVAEESNVSKGWVSFGAIGALAAFLIVSFYSVVAGWVLYYAGVFAADFGSAIAAGDPFRGALEGQSQDEIANRLTNLFASPSLLLGMHFAFMGGTLFIVARGVSGGIEKAATWLMPAFFVLLIGITIYGAVVGDVSEAAAFLFTPDWSRLTPEVMNSALGQALFSLSLGVAGIITYGSYIREGTPLGSTAVTIAIADTAVALIAGLMIFPIVFAVGLDPAAGPTLVFQTLPFAFEAMPAGSLIGLLFFILVLVAAITSSISLLEVPTAYGIGELGWSRTTSALVFGGGAFLIGIACLLGYNVWSDVRPLSFWPIFADTDILDTVDGFTGKIMLPLGALLTSIFIGWKADRRLLETTTQLSAPVFALWRFLLAWLCPLAVATILVTGLFPSLLS; encoded by the coding sequence ATGGTCGCCACATCGACAACCACGGGGACAACCTCGGCTGAGGGCTGGTCCTCGCGCTCGGCATTCATCCTCGCCGCGATCGGCGCAGCGGTGGGGCTGGGCAATCTCTGGCGGTTTCCGACACTGGCTGGCGAGAGCGGGGGCGGGGCCTTCGTGATTTTCTATATCGGCTGCGTGTTCCTGCTGGGCCTGCCGCTGCTGCTGGCGGAAATCTTCATCGGCCGGGCAGGGCAGACCGATGCGATCGGCTCCATTCGCCGCGTCGCCGAGGAATCGAACGTCTCCAAGGGCTGGGTTTCGTTCGGTGCGATCGGTGCGCTGGCGGCCTTCCTGATCGTCTCCTTCTATTCGGTCGTCGCGGGCTGGGTGCTCTACTACGCGGGCGTCTTCGCCGCCGATTTCGGTTCGGCCATTGCTGCGGGTGATCCCTTCCGGGGCGCGCTGGAAGGGCAGAGCCAGGACGAGATCGCCAACCGCCTGACCAACCTGTTCGCCAGCCCCAGCCTGCTGCTGGGGATGCACTTCGCCTTCATGGGCGGCACGCTGTTCATCGTGGCGCGCGGCGTATCGGGCGGGATCGAAAAGGCCGCGACCTGGCTCATGCCCGCCTTCTTCGTGTTGCTGATCGGAATCACCATCTACGGCGCCGTCGTCGGCGACGTTAGCGAGGCGGCAGCCTTCCTCTTCACCCCCGACTGGTCGCGCCTGACGCCTGAGGTCATGAACTCGGCGCTGGGTCAGGCGCTGTTCTCGCTCTCGCTCGGCGTGGCGGGGATCATCACCTATGGCTCCTATATCCGCGAAGGCACTCCGCTGGGATCGACTGCGGTCACCATCGCGATCGCCGACACCGCGGTGGCGCTGATCGCCGGGCTCATGATCTTCCCCATCGTGTTCGCCGTGGGGCTCGACCCCGCAGCAGGGCCGACGCTGGTGTTCCAGACGCTACCCTTCGCGTTCGAGGCAATGCCGGCGGGCTCGCTCATCGGGTTGCTGTTCTTCATCCTGGTGCTGGTCGCCGCGATCACCAGCTCGATCTCGCTGCTCGAAGTGCCGACCGCCTACGGGATCGGAGAACTGGGCTGGAGCCGGACGACCTCCGCGCTGGTCTTCGGCGGGGGCGCTTTCCTGATCGGCATCGCCTGCCTGCTGGGCTACAACGTGTGGTCGGATGTGCGGCCGCTGTCGTTCTGGCCGATCTTCGCCGATACCGACATCCTCGACACGGTGGACGGGTTCACCGGCAAGATCATGCTGCCGCTGGGCGCGCTGCTGACCTCGATCTTCATCGGCTGGAAGGCGGACCGGCGGCTGCTGGAGACGACCACCCAGCTTTCCGCGCCGGTCTTTGCGCTGTGGCGCTTCCTGCTCGCGTGGCTGTGCCCGCTGGCGGTGGCGACCATTCTGGTTACCGGATTGTTCCCCAGCCTGCTGAGCTGA
- the panB gene encoding 3-methyl-2-oxobutanoate hydroxymethyltransferase — translation MSTTFQIDTATSRATPTPQPMKRLTVPKIQNRKADGETKEPLVMLTAYTARQAQLLDEHCDLLLVGDSLGQVIYGLPSTLQVTLDMMCAHGAAVVRGSYHSVVVVDMPFGAYEGSPQQAFESASRIMAETGCAAVKLEGGEAMAETISFLSQRGIPVMAHIGLTPQAVNALGGYGARGRSQEEHAKIISDGKAVQEAGAFAVVVEGVVEPIAVSLTQSLEIPVIGIGASAQCDGQVLVVDDMLGMFERVPRFVKKYGNLAEEITDKVQQYASEVRARSFPTEDQTYQPKS, via the coding sequence ATGTCGACAACCTTCCAGATCGATACGGCGACCAGCCGCGCGACCCCCACCCCGCAGCCGATGAAGCGGCTGACGGTCCCCAAGATCCAGAATCGCAAGGCGGATGGCGAAACCAAAGAGCCGCTGGTGATGCTGACCGCATACACCGCACGCCAGGCCCAGTTGCTGGACGAGCATTGCGACCTGCTGCTGGTCGGCGACTCGCTCGGCCAAGTGATCTACGGCTTGCCCTCCACGCTTCAGGTTACGCTCGACATGATGTGCGCGCATGGTGCCGCCGTGGTTCGCGGCAGCTATCACTCCGTGGTCGTGGTCGACATGCCTTTCGGCGCGTATGAGGGCAGCCCGCAGCAGGCCTTCGAAAGCGCGAGCCGGATCATGGCCGAAACCGGCTGTGCGGCGGTGAAGCTGGAAGGCGGCGAGGCGATGGCGGAGACCATCTCGTTCCTCTCGCAGCGCGGCATCCCGGTGATGGCGCATATCGGCCTCACCCCGCAGGCGGTGAACGCGCTGGGCGGCTATGGCGCACGCGGACGCAGCCAGGAAGAGCACGCCAAGATCATCTCAGACGGCAAGGCCGTGCAGGAGGCAGGTGCCTTCGCTGTCGTGGTCGAAGGCGTGGTCGAACCGATCGCGGTCTCGCTGACCCAGTCGCTTGAAATCCCGGTGATCGGCATCGGCGCTTCCGCCCAGTGCGACGGGCAGGTGCTGGTGGTGGACGACATGCTCGGCATGTTCGAACGCGTGCCCCGCTTCGTGAAGAAATACGGCAACCTCGCCGAAGAGATCACCGACAAGGTGCAGCAATACGCCAGCGAAGTGCGCGCGCGCAGCTTCCCGACCGAAGACCAGACGTACCAGCCCAAGAGCTAG
- the prsR gene encoding PEP-CTERM-box response regulator transcription factor, with the protein MSDPKPKLLIVEDDEGLQTQLKWAFEGYQVFVAGTREDALAILRAEAPPVVTLDLGLPPDPDGTSEGFAVLDAIMAQAPATKVIIASGHGAHESVLDAIAAGAYDFYHKPVDIAALELIVSRALNLHRIEAENRRLAEKVGKTKTVLGTLITGAPEMVKVARTIERVANTDASVMLLGASGTGKELLARGLHDASPRREGAFVAINCAAIPENLLESELFGHEKGAFTGAVKTTEGKIEAAHGGTLFLDEVGDIPLALQVKLLRFLQERTIERIGGRKAIAVDTRIVCATHRDLDAMIGEETFREDLYYRMAEIVVRIPSLSERAGDAALLAKAFLNRFAQEMNPSVKGFAPDALAALDAHKWPGNVRELENRVKRAVIMADGKLVGAEDLDLASPDMDDAAPLNLKGAREQVDRQVIRKALARTEGNISGSAKLLGVSRPTLYDLLKQYDLQN; encoded by the coding sequence ATGAGCGATCCCAAACCCAAGCTGCTGATCGTCGAAGACGACGAGGGCCTGCAGACGCAGCTCAAATGGGCTTTCGAAGGCTATCAGGTGTTCGTGGCCGGTACGCGCGAGGATGCGCTGGCGATCCTGCGCGCGGAGGCACCGCCGGTGGTCACGCTCGATCTCGGCCTGCCGCCCGATCCGGACGGTACAAGCGAGGGCTTCGCAGTGCTCGACGCAATCATGGCACAGGCCCCCGCGACCAAGGTGATTATCGCCAGCGGGCACGGCGCGCATGAAAGCGTGCTCGATGCGATCGCGGCGGGGGCCTATGATTTCTACCACAAGCCGGTCGATATTGCGGCGCTGGAACTGATCGTATCGCGTGCGCTCAACCTCCACCGGATCGAGGCGGAGAACCGTCGCCTGGCGGAGAAGGTCGGCAAGACCAAGACCGTGCTCGGCACGCTGATCACCGGCGCACCCGAGATGGTGAAGGTCGCCCGCACGATCGAGCGGGTGGCGAACACCGACGCATCGGTAATGCTGCTGGGCGCGAGCGGGACGGGCAAGGAACTGCTCGCACGCGGCCTTCACGACGCAAGTCCGCGCCGCGAGGGGGCCTTTGTTGCGATCAACTGCGCCGCGATCCCCGAAAACCTGCTCGAAAGCGAGCTTTTCGGGCACGAGAAGGGCGCCTTTACCGGCGCGGTCAAGACCACCGAGGGCAAGATCGAAGCCGCCCACGGCGGGACGCTGTTCCTCGACGAGGTGGGCGACATTCCGCTGGCCCTGCAGGTCAAGCTGCTGCGCTTTTTGCAGGAACGCACGATCGAGCGGATAGGTGGCCGCAAGGCGATTGCGGTCGACACGCGGATCGTTTGCGCCACCCACCGCGATCTCGACGCAATGATCGGCGAAGAGACGTTCCGCGAGGATCTCTACTACCGCATGGCGGAGATCGTCGTGCGCATCCCCTCGCTCAGCGAACGTGCAGGCGATGCTGCGCTGCTTGCCAAGGCCTTCCTCAACCGCTTCGCGCAGGAAATGAACCCCTCGGTAAAGGGCTTTGCGCCCGATGCGCTCGCCGCGCTCGACGCGCACAAGTGGCCGGGCAATGTCCGCGAGCTGGAGAACCGGGTGAAGCGCGCGGTGATCATGGCCGACGGCAAGCTGGTCGGCGCCGAAGACCTCGATCTGGCATCACCGGATATGGACGATGCCGCGCCTCTCAACCTGAAGGGCGCGCGCGAGCAGGTCGACCGGCAGGTGATCCGCAAGGCGCTGGCGCGGACGGAAGGCAATATCTCGGGCAGCGCAAAGCTGCTCGGCGTGTCGCGGCCGACGCTCTACGATCTGCTCAAGCAGTACGATCTGCAGAACTAG
- the prsK gene encoding XrtA/PEP-CTERM system histidine kinase PrsK: MADAGLWHVIALASHTVCAAACALAAIWLCRRPLPWRRERIAGLFALCLTGVWAGVLAALGPAALVTAGAEVLRNLSWLALVHALFAGGVDQESARKVRFVIVSLVFVELLQGAVLAADALIDAGPEFAAAALRVSSLFHMLVAIGALVLLHNLYVGASHRDRASTRWVAISLSALWLFELNYYAATWLSGEFPDQIAALRGVVVAIAFVPLAMALGADVSALRFRASRKVAFRSLSLLLIGGYLLAMAGLARVLNLMEADGARLAQVGFLVALLTVMALWLPSERFRAWLKVTAQKHLFSHRYDYRAEWLRLADTIGRGGEAGDALHLRVPKAMADITESPSAALFLPDPEGTLVLAETWRWPTLADDVVSLPDQLAGFLSQNDYVIDLEQWRSGKSEAGDVDPLPAWLDADSASWAIVPLRHFDRLQGAVLLARPLIDRQLDWEDFDLLKVVGRQLASYLAEQAGQHALMEAARFDEFNRRMAFVLHDIKNLASQLSLLSHNAQRHADNPAFREDMLKTLGTSTAKLNGLIQRLGRYGNQRAPELERVELAHLMDDVAARFGPSSQARVSITGEGAAMADREGLEQALVHLIQNAFDASPANAPVCVAIHGDHIGASIDIVDVGEGMDPAFLRDKLYAPFVSSKSDGFGIGALEARELIRAMGGRLLVQSRVGLGTRFTIELVGVASEPVDKKLSREAA, encoded by the coding sequence ATGGCCGACGCGGGATTGTGGCATGTGATCGCTCTGGCTAGCCATACCGTATGCGCCGCGGCCTGCGCTCTGGCCGCGATCTGGCTGTGCCGCAGGCCGCTGCCCTGGCGGCGTGAGCGGATCGCGGGGCTGTTCGCGCTGTGCCTGACGGGTGTGTGGGCGGGCGTGCTCGCCGCGCTCGGCCCGGCGGCGCTGGTCACTGCGGGGGCGGAGGTGTTGCGCAACCTCAGCTGGCTGGCGCTGGTCCATGCGCTGTTCGCGGGCGGGGTGGATCAGGAGAGCGCGCGCAAGGTGCGCTTCGTGATCGTCAGCCTGGTGTTTGTTGAGCTGTTGCAGGGCGCCGTGCTGGCCGCAGACGCACTGATCGATGCAGGGCCTGAATTTGCCGCCGCCGCACTGCGCGTATCCTCGCTGTTCCACATGCTCGTCGCGATCGGCGCGCTGGTCCTGCTGCACAATCTCTATGTCGGTGCCTCGCATCGCGACCGGGCGAGCACGCGGTGGGTCGCGATCTCGCTGTCTGCGCTGTGGCTGTTCGAATTGAATTACTACGCCGCGACCTGGCTGTCGGGCGAATTTCCGGACCAGATCGCGGCGCTGCGCGGGGTCGTGGTCGCAATCGCATTTGTGCCGCTGGCGATGGCGCTGGGCGCGGATGTGAGCGCTCTGCGCTTTCGTGCCTCGCGCAAGGTGGCGTTCCGTTCGCTCTCGCTGCTGCTGATCGGCGGCTATCTGCTTGCGATGGCGGGTCTCGCGCGGGTGCTGAACCTGATGGAAGCGGATGGAGCGCGGCTTGCGCAGGTCGGTTTCTTGGTCGCGTTGCTGACCGTAATGGCGCTGTGGCTGCCGTCCGAACGGTTTCGCGCATGGCTGAAGGTGACCGCGCAGAAGCATCTGTTCAGCCATCGCTACGATTACCGGGCCGAGTGGCTGCGGCTTGCCGATACGATCGGACGTGGCGGAGAGGCTGGCGATGCGCTACATCTGCGCGTGCCCAAGGCGATGGCGGACATTACCGAGAGCCCGTCTGCCGCGCTGTTCCTGCCCGATCCCGAAGGCACGCTTGTCCTTGCGGAGACCTGGCGCTGGCCCACGCTGGCTGACGATGTGGTGAGCCTGCCGGATCAACTGGCCGGCTTCCTTTCGCAAAACGACTACGTGATCGATCTCGAACAATGGCGTTCGGGAAAGTCCGAGGCAGGCGATGTCGATCCGCTGCCTGCCTGGCTCGACGCAGACAGCGCGAGCTGGGCGATCGTGCCTTTGCGCCATTTCGACCGGTTGCAGGGTGCGGTGCTGCTTGCCCGGCCGCTGATCGATCGCCAGCTCGATTGGGAGGATTTCGACCTGCTCAAGGTCGTGGGGCGTCAGCTGGCCAGCTATCTTGCCGAACAGGCGGGGCAGCACGCGCTGATGGAAGCGGCGCGGTTCGACGAGTTCAATCGGCGGATGGCCTTCGTCCTCCACGACATCAAGAACCTCGCCAGCCAGCTTTCGCTGCTGTCGCACAATGCGCAGCGCCACGCGGATAATCCCGCGTTTCGCGAGGATATGCTCAAGACGCTGGGCACCAGCACCGCCAAGCTCAACGGACTGATTCAGCGGCTTGGCCGGTATGGCAACCAGCGCGCGCCCGAGCTCGAACGGGTCGAGCTGGCGCACCTGATGGATGATGTTGCGGCCCGCTTCGGGCCTTCGTCGCAGGCCCGCGTTTCGATCACGGGAGAAGGTGCCGCGATGGCCGATCGTGAGGGGCTGGAGCAGGCGCTGGTTCACCTGATCCAGAACGCCTTCGACGCAAGCCCCGCGAACGCGCCGGTCTGCGTTGCGATCCACGGGGACCACATTGGCGCCAGCATCGATATCGTCGATGTCGGCGAAGGGATGGACCCGGCCTTCCTGCGCGACAAGCTCTATGCGCCCTTCGTCAGCTCCAAATCCGATGGCTTCGGAATCGGCGCTCTGGAGGCGCGCGAACTGATCCGTGCGATGGGCGGGCGGCTGCTGGTCCAGTCGCGGGTCGGCTTGGGCACGCGCTTCACCATCGAACTGGTCGGCGTCGCAAGCGAACCGGTCGACAAGAAACTCTCCCGCGAGGCAGCCTGA
- a CDS encoding amino acid permease: protein MIFGRVKPLDAILATAEKKSLHRTLGWFQLMLFGIGCVIGTGIFVLTAAGAQKAGPGLMLAFAIAGAVCIIAALCYAEIASMIPVAGSAYTYSYASVGELLAWTVGWALIMEYAIAAAAVSVGWSGYFSGTFLNEILGVQLPAWLAAGPLVLGGAPGGLINLPALIIALLVTGLLIVGTSESAKVNAVLVLIKVTALTAFIALTFTSPDFDASHFNPFLPAGVFGGFGSGLGAVGAAATIFFAYVGFDAVSTAAEETKNPQRNVPIGLVGSLLFCTVFYILVAAGAIGTIGGQPIMGPNGVPFPTGSEELARQCATYAADQLPLVCSNEALAHVLRQIGWSGIGNLLGIAAFLALPSVILVLIYGQTRIFFVMARDGLLPESLSRVHPKFKTPHIVTMLTGGAVALGAAFFPVGKLADISNAGTLYAFMMVAVALLVLRRRDPSRKRAFRVPAAWLIAPLTIAGCVFLFLNLPYEAMLFLPGWGLLGIVIYFAYSRSRSHLGRGIVEVVDDVAGEQTMVPIEPPPA, encoded by the coding sequence ATGATTTTCGGCCGCGTAAAGCCGCTCGACGCCATTCTGGCGACGGCGGAGAAGAAGTCTCTCCATCGCACTCTCGGTTGGTTCCAGTTGATGCTGTTCGGCATCGGCTGCGTGATCGGCACGGGGATTTTCGTTCTGACGGCGGCAGGCGCGCAGAAGGCTGGACCGGGCCTGATGCTCGCCTTCGCCATCGCCGGAGCGGTCTGCATCATCGCGGCGCTCTGCTATGCAGAGATCGCCTCGATGATTCCTGTCGCGGGCTCTGCCTATACCTATAGCTACGCCAGCGTGGGCGAGTTGCTTGCGTGGACCGTAGGCTGGGCGCTGATCATGGAATACGCGATCGCCGCCGCTGCCGTGTCGGTCGGCTGGTCGGGCTATTTCAGCGGCACTTTCCTCAACGAAATTCTCGGCGTCCAGCTGCCGGCCTGGCTTGCCGCCGGGCCGCTGGTGCTGGGCGGCGCACCGGGCGGGCTGATCAACCTGCCCGCGCTGATCATCGCGCTGCTGGTGACCGGCCTGCTGATCGTGGGGACGAGCGAGAGTGCCAAGGTCAACGCGGTGCTGGTGCTGATCAAGGTGACCGCGCTGACGGCGTTCATTGCGCTGACCTTCACCAGCCCGGATTTCGACGCGAGCCATTTCAACCCGTTCCTGCCTGCCGGCGTGTTCGGCGGCTTTGGCTCGGGGCTCGGCGCAGTCGGCGCGGCGGCGACGATTTTCTTCGCCTATGTGGGCTTCGATGCAGTCTCCACCGCGGCGGAGGAGACCAAGAACCCGCAGCGCAACGTGCCCATCGGGCTGGTCGGATCGCTGCTGTTCTGCACGGTGTTCTACATCCTGGTCGCGGCGGGCGCGATCGGCACCATTGGCGGGCAGCCGATCATGGGGCCGAACGGCGTGCCGTTCCCGACCGGGTCGGAAGAGCTCGCGCGCCAGTGCGCGACCTATGCCGCGGACCAACTGCCGCTGGTCTGCTCGAACGAGGCACTGGCGCATGTACTGCGCCAGATCGGCTGGTCGGGCATCGGTAACCTGCTGGGCATCGCCGCGTTCCTTGCGCTGCCATCGGTCATTCTGGTGCTGATCTACGGGCAAACGCGCATCTTCTTCGTGATGGCGCGCGACGGGTTGCTGCCCGAAAGCCTCAGCCGGGTGCACCCGAAGTTCAAGACGCCGCATATCGTGACCATGCTCACCGGCGGCGCGGTGGCCCTGGGTGCAGCGTTCTTCCCGGTCGGCAAGCTGGCCGATATCTCGAACGCTGGCACGCTTTACGCCTTCATGATGGTGGCGGTCGCGCTGCTGGTGCTGCGCCGTCGCGATCCTTCGCGCAAACGGGCGTTCCGGGTGCCTGCGGCGTGGTTGATTGCGCCGCTGACGATTGCGGGCTGCGTGTTCCTGTTCCTCAACCTGCCATACGAGGCGATGCTGTTCCTGCCCGGTTGGGGCCTGCTCGGGATCGTGATCTACTTCGCCTACAGCCGCTCGCGCAGCCATCTGGGGCGCGGGATCGTGGAAGTGGTCGACGATGTCGCGGGTGAGCAAACGA